A stretch of Roseibium porphyridii DNA encodes these proteins:
- a CDS encoding penicillin-binding protein activator codes for MASGMRGDDAQQRRRLFLKTALAGTGTMLLGGCMGSTLGSYPGNQIQPEAQPQISGEVIGSGSVRIGLLLPLASTSNDTSVGTVFKNAAALALQNFPSADLQLLVKDTGGTATGGRAAAQAAISEGAELILGPVFSTAVSGAAQAARSSGIPVIAFSTDTSVASRGIYLLSFLPEGNVKRIIGYANSQRKSSYAALIPESPYGAVVEAAFRQEVGRGSGRIATIQRYKQTGSDTSDLVAKTSALTSVLNNIDALFVPAGGSAPSTVVQTLVGQGADFGRIKLLGTGQWDVGQIKSNPALAGAWFAGPEEQNFNTFAQQYQKTYGSAPPRNASLAYDGVTLCAGLVRAAGQQRFQQNILTNRDGFIGIDGLFRFQSNGLNQRGLAVFQLTGAGVQVISPAPRDFRSGF; via the coding sequence ATGGCAAGCGGAATGCGGGGCGACGACGCGCAACAGCGCAGACGGTTATTCTTGAAAACGGCGCTGGCCGGCACCGGTACCATGCTGCTTGGCGGGTGCATGGGGTCGACCCTTGGGTCTTATCCGGGCAATCAAATACAACCCGAAGCACAGCCACAGATATCAGGCGAGGTGATTGGGTCCGGCTCGGTGCGCATCGGTTTATTGCTACCGCTGGCGAGTACCAGCAATGACACATCTGTCGGCACCGTCTTTAAAAATGCCGCCGCCCTTGCCCTTCAGAATTTTCCAAGTGCCGATCTCCAACTGCTGGTCAAAGACACGGGCGGAACCGCGACCGGCGGGCGCGCTGCCGCACAGGCAGCCATTTCCGAAGGCGCTGAACTCATCCTCGGCCCCGTGTTTTCTACCGCGGTATCAGGGGCCGCACAGGCAGCCAGATCCAGTGGCATTCCCGTAATCGCGTTTTCAACCGACACGTCTGTTGCTTCACGAGGCATCTATCTGCTGAGCTTCTTGCCCGAAGGCAACGTCAAGCGCATCATCGGATACGCCAACAGCCAGCGCAAAAGCTCTTATGCAGCTCTCATTCCGGAGAGCCCGTACGGTGCCGTGGTCGAAGCAGCGTTTCGCCAGGAAGTCGGACGTGGTTCGGGGCGGATCGCCACGATCCAGCGATACAAGCAAACCGGCTCGGATACGTCCGACCTGGTCGCCAAAACGTCGGCCTTGACGTCGGTTCTCAACAATATCGATGCGTTGTTCGTGCCTGCTGGCGGGTCTGCTCCAAGCACTGTCGTTCAGACACTCGTTGGGCAAGGCGCTGATTTCGGCAGGATCAAGCTGCTGGGAACCGGGCAATGGGACGTTGGCCAGATCAAAAGCAATCCGGCTCTCGCCGGCGCATGGTTTGCCGGCCCTGAAGAGCAGAACTTCAACACCTTCGCGCAGCAATACCAGAAGACCTATGGCTCCGCACCGCCACGCAACGCCAGTCTTGCCTATGATGGCGTAACGCTGTGCGCCGGCCTTGTGCGCGCGGCCGGTCAGCAGCGTTTTCAGCAGAATATATTGACCAATCGCGACGGTTTCATCGGTATTGACGGGCTATTCCGCTTTCAGTCCAATGGTCTCAATCAACGCGGGCTCGCCGTGTTCCAGCTCACTGGCGCGGGTGTACAGGTGATATCGCCAGCGCCAAGGGACTTCAGGTCCGGTTTCTAG
- a CDS encoding YraN family protein has translation MAASGQKSKKAKRQRAHKRGLAAETWAAWYLRLTGWRILKRRYKTKAGEIDLIAKKRKTVAFVEVKARKTRDAALEAVTPASQKRIAKAAKIFVSQHPKAGFFTLRFDIVVVRPWALPERIENAFEARD, from the coding sequence ATGGCCGCTTCCGGTCAAAAGAGCAAAAAGGCAAAGCGGCAAAGGGCACACAAGCGCGGACTGGCAGCGGAGACCTGGGCTGCCTGGTATTTGCGCCTGACAGGATGGCGGATCCTGAAACGGCGCTACAAGACAAAGGCAGGAGAGATCGATCTGATTGCCAAAAAACGCAAGACGGTTGCCTTTGTTGAGGTCAAAGCGCGCAAGACCCGCGATGCGGCGCTGGAAGCTGTGACCCCGGCAAGCCAGAAGCGCATTGCCAAGGCCGCGAAGATTTTTGTCTCACAGCATCCAAAGGCAGGATTTTTTACGCTCCGCTTCGATATTGTGGTTGTGCGTCCCTGGGCTTTGCCTGAGCGGATTGAAAACGCGTTTGAGGCTCGGGATTAG
- the gshB gene encoding glutathione synthase — protein sequence MALKVAVQMDHISTINIAGDSAFALMLEAQSRGHELYHYTPERLALRGDEVFCALEHVEVRDQKGNHFTLGEKRRVDMREMDVVLMRQDPPFDLSYIAATHILEKIHPSTLVVNDPREVRNAPEKLFVTEFADLMPPTLITKDRTEIDLFRQEYGDIVMKPLFGHGGAAVFRITNDDLNYGSLYDFFDATFREPWVIQQFLPNVKHGDKRILLVNGEFAGAVNRVPAEGDLRSNMVRGGAPTDSDLTDREREICARLGPSLREKGLILVGIDVIDGLLTEINVTAPTGIRAIRKLGGPDVAGKVWDVLEAKVKS from the coding sequence ATGGCTTTGAAAGTTGCGGTCCAGATGGACCATATCTCGACCATCAATATTGCAGGTGACAGTGCATTTGCACTGATGCTTGAAGCTCAATCCAGGGGTCATGAGCTATACCATTATACGCCTGAACGGCTGGCATTGCGGGGCGATGAGGTTTTCTGTGCGCTCGAACATGTCGAGGTTCGCGATCAGAAGGGAAATCATTTCACACTTGGCGAAAAGCGGCGTGTCGACATGCGCGAGATGGACGTTGTGTTGATGCGTCAGGACCCGCCATTTGATCTGTCTTACATCGCCGCAACGCATATTCTTGAGAAAATCCATCCTTCCACGTTGGTCGTCAATGATCCCAGGGAAGTGCGCAACGCACCTGAAAAACTGTTCGTTACCGAATTTGCAGACCTGATGCCTCCGACGCTGATCACGAAGGACCGGACGGAAATAGACCTGTTCCGCCAGGAGTACGGCGACATCGTCATGAAGCCGCTGTTTGGTCATGGTGGCGCAGCCGTGTTCCGCATCACCAACGATGACCTCAATTACGGCTCCCTCTATGACTTTTTCGATGCGACCTTCCGGGAACCATGGGTGATTCAGCAATTCCTGCCGAATGTGAAACACGGCGACAAGCGTATCCTGCTGGTCAATGGTGAGTTCGCGGGAGCGGTCAATCGCGTTCCGGCGGAGGGTGATCTCAGATCCAACATGGTGCGTGGTGGAGCGCCGACTGACAGCGACTTGACAGATCGCGAGCGCGAAATTTGCGCGCGACTGGGCCCTTCCTTGCGAGAGAAAGGTCTCATTCTGGTCGGTATCGACGTCATTGACGGCCTGCTGACGGAGATCAACGTCACCGCACCCACGGGCATCAGGGCAATCCGCAAACTCGGCGGTCCCGATGTTGCGGGCAAGGTCTGGGATGTGCTCGAAGCAAAGGTCAAATCCTAG
- the rsmI gene encoding 16S rRNA (cytidine(1402)-2'-O)-methyltransferase: MTTDLPAPSGDKNRYGLSEHVFSAPNLEPALYIVSTPIGNLGDITVRALETLAASSVIACEDTRVTSTLTQKFGLKTPLMPYHEHNADKQRPKIMDTLDSGKAVALVSDAGTPLVSDPGYRLVRDVVAAGHKVVPIPGASAPLSGLVAAGLPSDTVLFAGFLPQKGGPKSRRLEELAKIPATLIFFESPHRTGATLQLMAASLGDGREAVVARELTKRFETFERGTLGELAARFQELTVKGEIVILVGPPEEAPEEDAADLDALLSKALVEMPVSAAAKKVAKATGLERSDVYKRALELKGAGN; encoded by the coding sequence ATGACGACAGATTTACCCGCTCCGTCCGGCGACAAAAACCGCTATGGCCTCTCCGAACACGTCTTTTCCGCCCCCAATCTGGAACCGGCGCTCTACATCGTTTCAACTCCGATCGGCAATCTTGGTGACATTACCGTTCGAGCACTGGAAACTCTGGCGGCGAGCAGCGTCATTGCCTGCGAAGACACGCGCGTCACGTCCACGCTCACGCAGAAGTTCGGTTTGAAAACCCCCTTGATGCCTTATCACGAGCACAACGCGGACAAACAGCGCCCCAAGATCATGGACACCTTGGACAGCGGCAAAGCTGTGGCACTTGTTTCCGATGCTGGAACACCGCTCGTTTCAGACCCCGGATACCGGTTGGTTCGAGATGTCGTTGCCGCCGGTCACAAGGTCGTTCCTATCCCAGGCGCATCGGCTCCGCTCAGTGGCCTGGTTGCTGCTGGCCTGCCGAGCGACACAGTTCTTTTTGCCGGTTTCTTGCCGCAAAAGGGCGGACCGAAATCCAGGAGACTGGAGGAATTGGCGAAAATCCCGGCAACATTGATCTTTTTTGAATCGCCACACCGAACCGGGGCCACCTTGCAATTGATGGCGGCGTCATTGGGAGATGGTCGTGAGGCGGTCGTCGCGCGCGAACTGACCAAGCGCTTCGAGACATTTGAGCGCGGAACACTCGGTGAGCTTGCTGCAAGATTTCAGGAACTGACCGTCAAGGGAGAGATCGTCATCCTTGTTGGCCCGCCGGAAGAAGCGCCAGAAGAAGACGCGGCCGATCTGGATGCACTCTTGAGCAAAGCACTCGTTGAAATGCCAGTAAGTGCAGCAGCAAAGAAGGTAGCCAAGGCGACCGGGCTTGAGCGCAGCGACGTCTATAAACGCGCGCTTGAACTGAAGGGAGCCGGCAACTGA